The Lycium ferocissimum isolate CSIRO_LF1 unplaced genomic scaffold, AGI_CSIRO_Lferr_CH_V1 ctg285, whole genome shotgun sequence sequence TTCGTGACATGGAGGGCAGCCGCCAACAGGCTACCTACGGATGAGAAAGTAAGCAAGCTTGGGATTAGCGTGAACCCAACGTGCTATTATTGCTCAGCTCCTAGCACAAGAATGGAGAACTCAGAGCATGTTTTTAGCTCGGGAGTATTTGCACAGGCCATCTGGTCGAGTTTCGCAGGGTTATTTGGGATTCTGACAACAGGGCTCTCTCTCACACAGATCTTGATGCAATGGTGGAagcacagacctctaaacattGTAGCAGCTTACATAGTAAAGGTGTTACCGGATATAATTACATGGGAGCTATGGAGATCAAGAAATGCAGCAAAATATGGGGTAGAGAAGTCTTCTACAAACAGATCAGGTATGCTCATTATGTAAACTCTATGTGATTTGGTGAGTTAGAGATTCGGAAGAGTTCAAACGCAGTGGTCATGGGAGCAACTACAGAACGTGGTGGATAGATCGATGAACACAAAAATCTACAAGGTGATAAGATGGAGGAAACCCACACAAGGAGCTTACAAGCTAAATACGGATAGAAGTTGCCAGATGGGAAATTGTGGAGCTGGGGGAATCATTAGGGACAGTAGGGGAAATACAATAGTAGCCTTCTCGATCTACTTGGGCCCTGGAACCAGTAACTGAGCCGAAAGCCAGGCGTTGTTAATTGGGCTTAAACTCAGTCTGGACTATGGCATAAATGATTTGGTGGCGGAAGCGAACTTAAAACTGCTCACAATGTGCGTAAAAAATGAAGCTACAATACCGTGGAGAATAGCACAAACAGTGGAAGATATAAAAAGGAGAGTTGAAGAAAATGGGATACAAATCCAACACTGTTTTCGCGAAGCAAATCGGGTAGCAGATAAGCTGGAAACAATTAGTCAAATACATAAGAGGAGGCTAATCTTTCCAAGCTTTGAGAGGTTGCCCAGGATAGTCAGGGGCTTAACACAACTGGACAAAATGGAGATGGTTTCTTTTCGAGTCCGCCAACTGACGGCGAAGGAAATATGTTACAACCCACCGTAGACTAGGTAGTAGAAATAGTCAGTTTTGATGCTTCTGTTTTTACTCTTTGTTTCAACAAACATGTAAAGGGGTTGGCATGTCGATCCCTCAAGCTGAAAGGAGGAATCTTCCTCCTCAAACTCTGTTCCCACTCTCTTCCAATGAATAAAATGGTgacttgaattaaaaaaaaaaaaagaaaaaaaaaagaacttatagtaattatatatgatCAAATTATAGTTCTATTCCAACCGTACATGAAATGTACATTCCTTTCAACAATGAAAGACTAGGTACAAGATCACAAAATAAAACTTATATAAGGATTGTTGTAAAAACCACAACAAGACTTTTGTAGAAAAAAAGACCGCAGCACCACTCCTTTAAGGGCGCCTACATAGTggaagggtaaaaaaaaaaaaaaaagtgaagacaAAAAATACTGCCTTCGGTTGAGGCTCGAGACTTCCAAAAAtcttagaaaaaaatatctaAATCTCACTGATCCAACTAATCAGCTAAAGCTGATGTTTAATAATTACATGACTAATGGAAGTTGACACTGGCTTGGTAATTCATGCCTACATGCCAATTAGAGGGTGCAACATTGTAAGCTATAATAGTCTCATGAGATGTGTAGGAAGTTAGCTTGAAAGACAGAGTTTGGCCTGAAAGAGTTGCAAATGCTTGGTATGATGCTCCCCAATTGTGGCTCATGCTTATCCACCCTGTCTTGCTTCCCTTCACCCACATGCTTGCCACGTCACCACCTCCGGCAACATTCATCACGTATACCAACAACCAGTAACCATTTCCTTGGAATGCGAACCGGATACCGCCCTTCTTAATGCAAGGTACCCTAAAATCACAAAGAAGTACACCATGTTAGAGGCAAGAATTAATGATGCAAGATTAGATTTAGAAGAACAAAGTGCACATTTCAAAGAATTTCTTAAAATTACATGACTCGAACCTCAAACCTACTGGTTGATGGTGGTGGTACTTTACTACCGAGCAAGCTCATTCGTCCTCAAAATTGATTATTTAATCTTGATTAAAACTCAATGAAATTAAGAATTTCTAAAAATCATGACTCGAACTTCTAACTTCTTTGGTTGATGGTAGAGGTACTTAACTATTAGAACAGGTTCAATCGTCTTAAAAATTGATTCTTTAATTAGATTCAACAAAATGAATATTCATGCTCGTAAATTCAGGCTTTTACATCATAAAATTATACAAAGTTAATTATATTTGATTGAATTTCGAGATAGtgccataacatatataaaatgttgGATTGATGATAAACAATTTTACACTATCATGTAATTTTATATCTTTGCTTATTTTCTCAATAACTTTTTCAGGTGATTTGATGACGTAAAAATTATGTTACATACCTGCGATACGTAACGGGGACGATGCCAGCCTTCCATTGAGCAATTTTCATGAAAGCGGGTTTAGACATGTCAAAGTGTTGGCGTGGTGGGTTGCACCAACCACCATGGTTTGAATCTTGGGCCCAATTGGGTGGGCAGAGGTTTGTGGCTGTAATTGTGGTGAACCCTTTGTagcaaaattttgattttacaCACATTATTTGGAAGCATTGCCCACATGAATATCCATTGCTAAATAGCACTGTGCTCAATGCTGCTGTTGCTGTTCCATAACCTGAATTGAACAAGTTCCCATATCCACAAGCTCCACCTGCAAAATCATATGTCAGTTAGTAAATTTTTATACTATCAGATCACCTAAAAGATAATTACAATTAACTGTTTGAAACAAGTAAGATTAGGTATAACTTTGAAAGTAAGACGAACTACCTGCTACTACACGTTAAAATACACTAATAatgtatttagtatttttaCGCTATAAGTATACATATAAGGTAAACTCAGCAGTAGATAAAGCATATAATCAATGCATTCAACTGAACCTAGTATTTTTTGCAAGGAGGTGtgaaaaatcactaaaattttgaaaagtacCAAATTATTGAGGGTTTTCTACCTCTAGGTAATTAGCAATGTTTTTATGTTACGTTGTGTATAATTCGTTAAACGAAAAGGGTTGTAATACGATTCATGGCTTTTAAAAGTAGTCAAACTACgatataaaaattaatacatAACCAACTCAACTAATTTGAAATAAAGGCATAATTGTTATAACGCACCCATTGTTTCAGAAGCAGACTCGTCTCCGTAAAACGTGGCATAAGCAAGCTTCCAAGGCATCGCTTTAAACTTAGCCGGGCTAGGAGTGGAATAGTAGGCTGCAACCATATTTGCTTGGTGAAAGAGTGCCATTGACCCAATGATGAAGAAAATCAAGCTCCATTTGCTGTTGAAAGATGCCATATTTTTTTTCGTTTCTCTTCAATTAGATCTTTCCTTAAGGACTGAAATGTTACACTTCAGACAATTTTGATCTGATCTGATCAATTGAATTATAAACTTAGGCCTTTTATAGTTTGTGTCTTAAGGAGATAAAGAGAATATTGTAACCTTCGTGCACCCACGAACGTCCTAGGCTATAAAGTCaacatttttattaaaaaaaaaataaaataaaaaaaaaaaaaatcttaaagtCAATTGTTTTGCAAtttctaaatttattttatcttcATACCACTTAATCAAACTACAAGGTTTGTTGTACTATATTTGTTTTTTGACAACGTGGGAGCAAGTTTATATATGGTACTTGGTGCTTAGGCCGCCGTACTATCTTATAGATTGATTTTTtcttaataatagtaatagaaTTGTTCTAAGAATGTAGGCTAACATTGAACTTAAATTTGATTCCAAGTCCTCCGGATTTTGCTATGATTAGttgcatgatttgcatctcTCGTTCGACAAACAACTTCAAGAAATATTAAAGAGTCAAAGAAGgaataattaattaagaaaaataatgaaaggaGGATAGAGTTTGGTATGCATGGATACAACGAATaggtttatttttctttggagAGTATTAAATGTGGATGGTGGCGGATCTAAACTTTAGACACGGCAAATTTTGAGTTGGActgaattttgaaatatatattaGAACTCTATTTATACTTGCTTTAATTTTCGCGAGTTACAAACgcacaaaacatacaaatacAGGGTTGATCCTAAAAATTGTAACGTGAACCCACGGTTGAATATTTCGCCACAGatagtgaaaaataatttaacacAAGTTATAACTGCAAGGGTGTGTATGGGTACCACTTAACCATAATGAGCAGGGGCTGAGCTAAGGACACATGCACAAGGTTCAAttgaatatcttttttttttgaaaaattatacgATATAAATATGActaagatgattttttttcgGCTTATACATAAATTGTCAAATCGCTTTGACATAAAGAAAATTACAGCGAAGTGGTAAAGAAGGGTCAAAAGCCAAGTGTGACGTTGTAATCTTTTTTAATCTGCTTATTTTGAATTCCTTGTGCCGCCATTCATTATGAGGCATTCAATAAAGTATAAATGTAATTAGCTGAAGAAAGGATTGAACTCTACTCAAGATATTTGATAATATATCTGAATAAAATTACATTCATGATCTCCTATgcttaaaatttattaaattttggcctgttgtacatatatacattacTTTACTACATATCAACACACTGCAAGTTGCAACCCTCCTCATGTACATATTGATATGATGTCTCTTCCATGCAAATTGGTGTTAGTGCAATCTCTTTGCAGATTGTCTcacacatataatataatcaCCCTGCATTTACATGTAAAGTTTGACCAGCATGGTTTATCAGTTTAACTTGTCTCCGCAAAAAGCGCATCATTTTACACGTAGGAAttttaatttgaaataaatggcGCAGGTTTAACTTTTGTGATCATTAGTTAATTATATCGAGTTACAATAAAGTTATTTTGTAGGTAAATACTTGTGTTAAAGAATATGATTAGATTCTCAAGTTAGTTTTGATATTATACCTTCAGTTTGGTAGGGAAGACAATTAGATGAGGAATTATAATTAGATGATTAAGCATTTGTTTTTCAATTGTCATACATCTCGAGTATATTCAATAATTTTCTCTTGATAAGTTCTTACTGATTTCTTGATAAATGAGAAACGCCATGCTTAATACTATTAGAAGAGGGAAGAAAAAGAATTCTGCATTTTTGTTCCATTATTAGTTGGTACATCATATTCCTTTCTATCTCCTTATACCTTCTAGTGATCATAAATTAACAAATATAGTATAATtgattcattgttgctagaatTTGCTTGCTGTGATTCTCCTTAACTCTTTGGCCCTGAAAACCAATCTTTAATTAGTGTCTTCATTTTCACTAATTTGAGTACCGGGGTAGATCCAAGATAGAAATAAAATGTGTTCAACTTTCAAGATTCTCAGCATTAAAGACATCGTTCTCAAGATTATGGATTCAGATCAAATATTTATTGAGATTTTAGTAGGTTTTTACATATACTCCATATTGGAAGTTATGGGTTCGGGTGAACCCGTAGTAGAAAGGCTACATCCGCCCGTAAATTGAGTGTCACGGCAATGTAAGACTTGAAAAAGAGCTTATAGCAATTATTCTGATCAAATTATAGTTCTATTCCAGCCGTACAATACATTCCTTTCAACAATGAAAGACTAGGTACAAGATCACAAACTAAACTTAAAGATTGCTGTAAAAACCACAGCAAGACTTTTGTAGGAAAAAAGACCGCAGCACCACTCCTTCAAGGGCGCCTACATAGTAGAagggtacaaaaaaaaaaaaaaaaagtgaaggcAAAAATTACTGCCTTTGGTTAAGACTCGAGACTTCCAGAAAGCTTAGAAAAAATCTCTAAAACTCACTGATCCGACTAATCAGCTAAAGCTGATGCTTAATAATTACATGACTAACGGAAGTTGACTTTGGCTTGGTAATTCATGCCTACACGCCAATTAGAGGGTGCAACATTGTAAGCTATAATAGTCTCATGAGATGTGTAGGAAGTTAGCTTGAAAGACAGAGTTTGGCCCGAAAGAGTTGCAAATGCTTGGTATGATGCTCCCCAATTGTGGCTCATGCTTATCCACCCTGTCTTGCTTCCCTTCACCCACATGCTCGCCAAGTCACCCCCTCCGGCAACGTTCATCACGTATACCAACAACCAGTAACCGTTTCCTTGGAACGCGAACCTGATACCGCCCTTCTTAATGCAAGGTACCCTACAATTACAAAGAAGTACGCCATGTTGGTGGCAAGAAATTAATGATGTAAGATTATCTTTAGTAGTACAAAGTGCAAATTTCAAAGACTTTCTTAAAGTTACATGACTCGAACCTCCCATCTACTAGCTATGTAGAGGAACAACGTGCAAATTTCAaagaatttcttaaaaatacaTGACTCGAACCTCCAACCTACCGGCTAACAATAGAGGTACTTTACTACCAGAGGAAGCTTAATCATCCTCAAAATTGGTTCTTCGATCTTGATAAATTCAATGAAATGAATAATTCATGCTCATAAAGTTTTAAGCTTTTATATCGCAAAACTATTGAAAGCTAATTATAATTTGATTGGATTTTGAGATAGCGGCACAACATAACATGTGGAACTTAacttgtatataaatttttacactatcatATCATTTTACGTGCTGCCTATTGTTAAGTGATTTGATGATGTAGAAATTTTGTTACATACCTGCGATACGAAACAGGAACAATGCCAGCCTTCCATTGAGCAATTTTCATGAAAGCAGGTTTAGACATGTCAAAGTGTTGGCGTGGTGGGTTGCACCATCCACCATGGTTCGAGTCTTGGGCCCAATTGGGTGGGCAGAGGTTTGTGGCTGTAATAGTGGTGAACCCTTTGTAACAAAATTTTGACTTCACACACATTATTTGGAAACATTGCCCACATGAATATCCATTGCTAAATAACACAGTGCTCAATGCTGCTGTTGCTGTTCCATAACCTGAATTGAACAAGTTCCCATATCCACAAGCTCCACCTGTAAAAccacaaaaataattcattagTGCAAATGAATTTTTATACTATTAGATCACTTAAAAGATAATTATGAATAAGCGTATGTAACAAGTGAGACCCGTaacttggaaaataagactataaCCTACTACAACAGGTTAAAATGCACTATTTAATTGATGTATCAAATCTCTAAACTGTAACTCTGTAAGTATACATATAAGGTAAATTCAATGGCTGATGGAGCATATAATCACGAGTTCAATTAAATCCAGTATTTTTGGCTAGGAATGTGGATATTTGTgttaaaaattactaaaatttcaaaaaatatcaAACTCATTGTAGGAAAAGGTTGCAATATGCTGATGGCCCGTAGAATTGAAGTCGTCAAACTAAGTTGATAAAGACATAGTAATTGACTATTGTAACGCACCCATTGTTTCAGAAGCAGACTCGTCTCCGTAAAACGTGGCATAAGCAAGCTTCCAAGGCATGGCTTTAAACTTAGCAGGGCTAGGGGTGGAATAGTAGGCTGCAACCATATTTGCTTGGTGAAAAAGTGCCATTGATCCAATGATGAAGAAAATCAAGCTCCATTTGTAGTTGAAAAATGCCATTGTTTTTTGTTTCTCTTCAGTTAGATCTTTCCTAAGGAATGGAACGTTACACTTCAAGACAATTTTGCTATGATGAAATTGACATATAAATTTGGTCCTTTTATAGTTTGTGTCTAAGGGATTATAAGAGAATATTTCCTTCGTGCCCCCACGAACATGTTAGGCTATAAGGTCAACTGTTTTATAATAAAAAGATCAATTAGTTTgttctaaaatttatttatctttataCCAATTAATCAAACTACAATGTTTGTTACATTTCTTTTTTGGCAACGTGCGGGCAAGTTTTATGGTACTTGGTGCTTAGACCGCCGTACCTGTTTCTAGAttgattttttcttaatattaatagAAATGTTCTAAGAATGTAGTCTAACACAGAACTTAAAGTTGATTAAAAATTCGCCGAATTTTTTTATGATTAGTTGCATGTCTTGCATCTCTCAGACAAAAAACTCCAAGAAATATTGAAGAGTCATAGAAGgaataattaattaagaaaataataaaaggagGATAGAGTTTGGTATGCATGGATACGTGTCAAGCACAGTATGGGgagaaaaataagtataatttcATATGGTTCAGTGCAACTGAATTggtctttttgtttttcttttctttgaagaGTATTATCTGTGGCAACAGCGGATCTAAACTTTAGACGCGGTAGGTTTTGACTTGGAGGTAAATTTTGAAATATCTATTGAAGTATTGAACTCTATTTATACCCGCTTTTCGCGCGTTATACACACACAACAACAAACATATATAGGGTTGACCCTAAAACATTCGAACTTAAATCCATGGTCAGATCCGCCACCGACAATGAATCATATTTTAACACCACAAGTTATAACCACGAGGTCGTGTACTGACTCAACTATTACGAGCAAGGACAGGTAAGGAGATAGAGACGGGTTCAATTGAATCCTCTTCGTCAAAAaattatacttaatatataaatagGCCAAAGTGATTTTATTTTGCATAAAGAAAAGTTATAGTGCAGTGGCAAAGGAGGTCCAGAAATTTCTCTAGATCATTGGTTCAGATTCCAGGTATATTATCGTACTTCTTTGAATCGCCTTGTTTGAATTGCTTGCTCTGCATCAGGCATTCAATAAAACATCAAGGGAAGCTGAAGAAAGGACTCAATTCTATTCAGGAAATTTGATAATTTGAATCAAAATATGCATGATCTCCTGTACTTAAAATTTGTTAAACTTTTAGGCCTGTGGTATATACATAAATTACTTAACTACATGTTGACATACTGCAAGTTGCAAAGCATCCACCATTTTAACATAAGAaatggtttttttattttacaagtTGCCCTCATGATGATGTACATTGATATGATCCCTCTCCCATGCAAACTGGTGTTAGTGCAGTCTCTTTGCAGATGTCTCACACATATAATCACCCTGCATTTACAAGTAAAGTTGTCATTGCATCATGGTTTCACAGTTTAACTTGTCTCCACAAAAATAGCAACATCTATACATAAAACAGGGGCCGATTTACGGAAATCCCCTTTCTAGGTCACCATTTAGATTGTCtctaatttttaaaagttatgcagATATAGCCCTTGGAAAATTGTCCTTTCAAACAACTTTAGATTCGGATCTAATATTTGCTCATATATTGTTCAACCTGCCGACAAAACATTGACTGTCGTCAAATGTTTGCAATAACTTACACAATCTTAGACCGTAGTCTAATGTTTTCTCATAAGATTTTCAGTTTGATCAAAAGGATCTTTAGACCATGGTCTAAAAGGTCCATAAgttgcaaaaataaaaagagggtCATTTACTAAACAGCTGTTCAGAAAAGGGACAACCGGTGAAAATTTCACTAAGATAAGcgttttttttactttttatgatGAGTTAGGTCCAAGGtagattttcttaaaataacgtaagcatcttttctttcttccttaagCAACAATAACAGAGTATAGGTACCTAGAATCATGCGCTGCTTCCTTCCGGCAATGTGATTAAGCGTGTTCCTTGATCATAGACCATCTCCGTACCACAACTGAGAAAGATTATATCAATGGTTAGACTATGCAGATATAAATCAAGTAGAGAATGATCATAAAATTCCTTAGAAGACGTCGACACTTTTAGACTTACTTTGAGCATTTCACTTTGTTGGTGTTACCTCCACTAGAGATGGATAATATGGTACCGAAGAAGGAAGTATTTTCTTCTCCACAATTCGGACAGGGCCCCTGAATTTTAAGCTTATGGTGCattaatttcaaatatatacaaccTTGACATCATCATACAGAAAGCTTATGAACTTATACCTTTAAGATCAGAAAATCTTTAATGATAACATTTGTAATTGTAAAGGATAGCCACAATATGAAGGGCAGAGCGGCAAACCACACAAAAATGAAGCTGAATGGCTCTGGAAGCTGCAAAAACAAACCACAGTATATttttgagagaaagaaatagGACTAGAGTCAGTTTTGTCCAGGAATCGCAAAGAACCATTAAGACAAGTAGAAACAATCATAGATTAAGAAGGAATGGACAAGGAACCAGTTGAATTATACGAGTTTCTTGTCACTAAAAAGGCCTGCCACAATATGGTCTTATGGTTCACAAAAACATATGACATCTGAACTGGCACCCGTAGGCAGGTCTGGATGCATCACGATGACTTAAATACGAAAATTGGTTAGTGCAGAGGAATGAAGATCAATTGTGGTCATATGGAAGAAACCTAAGGTTAATTAACATGGATACATATATGGTACCACATACCATGGCAAATTCAGGAATTTTGCTAAGGGTGttcaaaatataatatatgtgtACGCAAAAGTAATTTTGGcctatatatttagtataattttCTACATATACTGTATAAATTTACAATGAAGCGTGTTCAACTAACCACTCTTTACTGTAGACTTTGCACAAGAGTGTAGTTATTATTAAGTCCTCTCACAAAGATTAGGCGTAATTAGCAACACCACTCGTCCTTCCAATCCTTTTGAGAAACTAGTTTGACCTCCTAACTTACCATATATTGCCTCGATCAATCTATTCAGAGACATTCtcctatgttatttcaaatCCATCCGGAATCACCTCCCATGTTAGTATTGTCTCATGCTTTGAGATCTTCCAACTTCCTGTCACTttgctaaagctaatgaaacaTTCCCAACTTTTTGACCAAGCTACTGCAGAATATTCTGCACTTAATCACTTCAACTAGggagaaaatgagaagaaagggaATGGTCTCAAAAAGATATTTACCTCCAAAAGATAAGTGATCTCAAATCCAGTCAAATCATCGAGGAAGAAAAACCTGCAATAAAGCAGCCATATAAACCGTATTAAAGAAATATGGGATTGTTGCTTTctgagctaaaaaaaaaaaaaaaaaaacaatacatATGGTGCTATCTTGtttgcctttcattttttttgacaCTAAGTGTGAAGATCATCAAAACAAGCATGAAAGTTGtaaattgaatttataaaattGATGGAACCATTAGGAGAGCTAGTTATCCTTCTTTATGAAGTTGGATGTCTGtgtttcatcttttctttcactGTTTCGAACTTAATGTCTAATTGACATTATAAAAACAAAAGCAAGTAAGAACCGACCCTTACACTTTGTATTTCaagttttctcctttttttagctcaaaagtaaacattttttgtgaatattttgaatattacTATCATTTTTAGAAATGGACAAGCCATCTTTTGTTGTTTGAAACTATGCAAACAATGCAATTCTGAAGTTGAAGTATCGAGAGAAAAAGAAATGCTACTCACAATCCAAGCGCAACAACAGCTGCAGGAACATTTAGCAAGAACATCTTCAGATAATCAACATAAAGGTCACTGTAAACCTGCAGGAAGTAAATATGATCAAAGGCTTATACGAGGATACACAACGGCAAATCCTTGTAGTGCAAATGGAAAAACTGAAGGACAAACCTTTCTACTACGGAGACTGCACCGTGGACCCTCAACCACAATATCACTGCCATCCATCTAGAAATTACGAGatataagaaagaaaattgtgaaAACGGCATAAGaatgagatatttttttaaaaaaaatgcatacgcgagcaagaaagaaaagtagCAAAGAATATTTGCCATGTCCATGTTCATAGGGATAATAAATAGAAGAATAGCCTTTATTGTGATAATGGAATAATCCCATATTAGTTACCGGTCAAGCTTAAAATAACCTGATACCAACAGAAAGTTCCAGATAATTACTGATATTCCAGAACCTGAGCTTATACCATGTAAACAGTCACTTTATTTAACCAACAggcaaaaattcaaaataatattGACCTTGCTCTTACACTTGTGGTATATTTTATTTGTACGTAATGTAAAGGGGTATTTTATAATAACATTCAGTACCAAGCTAATATTCATCTGGTATATTATAAATGAAACACTAATATAAGAATAATCACCAATGGGCAAGCACCTTAAGTTTCAACTTCAGCTTGTCAAACTCTTTATCTGTCAAAATGGGATTCCCAGATACATAAGCCATAGAAGCTTCCAAAAATCTCTGTTCATCGGCACCTACATTGAGAGGAATTGCTGTCATTTAAGCTATACAAAGATCACATTATAAGAATTTAGACGATTAAATGAAGTTGTTCTATACTTAGCATGACAACGCTGCTTCCTTCCCACATTAGTTCTTCCTTGAGGTTATCAAATTCCTCATTCGACATTATGGCCTTTCCTTCATAATAGAATGACTGTGGTATACAGCCAAAACAAGCCATTCTGTTTGTTAGACAGGGGAGCGAAAACAAGCAATTAAAAGGAACAATCA is a genomic window containing:
- the LOC132043800 gene encoding expansin-A7-like; this encodes MALFHQANMVAAYYSTPSPAKFKAMPWKLAYATFYGDESASETMGGACGYGNLFNSGYGTATAALSTVLFSNGYSCGQCFQIMCVKSKFCYKGFTTITATNLCPPNWAQDSNHGGWCNPPRQHFDMSKPAFMKIAQWKAGIVPVTYRRVPCIKKGGIRFAFQGNGYWLLVYVMNVAGGGDVASMWVKGSKTGWISMSHNWGASYQAFATLSGQTLSFKLTSYTSHETIIAYNVAPSNWHVGMNYQASVNFH
- the LOC132043783 gene encoding expansin-A18-like — its product is MAFFNYKWSLIFFIIGSMALFHQANMVAAYYSTPSPAKFKAMPWKLAYATFYGDESASETMGGACGYGNLFNSGYGTATAALSTVLFSNGYSCGQCFQIMCVKSKFCYKGFTTITATNLCPPNWAQDSNHGGWCNPPRQHFDMSKPAFMKIAQWKAGIVPVSYRRVPCIKKGGIRFAFQGNGYWLLVYVMNVAGGGDLASMWVKGSKTGWISMSHNWGASYQAFATLSGQTLSFKLTSYTSHETIIAYNVAPSNWRVGMNYQAKVNFR
- the LOC132043758 gene encoding PGR5-like protein 1B, chloroplastic, producing MATKLGFSITSSRLFHAPFKRPVFSASLPAASSSSSSSSLPRLPLIPFGASRKLSIRKKLLILSPKATADQSGQVQGDEAEDSKILQYCSLDGKGKKSMGEMEQEFLQALQSFYYEGKAIMSNEEFDNLKEELMWEGSSVVMLSADEQRFLEASMAYVSGNPILTDKEFDKLKLKLKMDGSDIVVEGPRCSLRSRKVYSDLYVDYLKMFLLNVPAAVVALGLFFFLDDLTGFEITYLLELPEPFSFIFVWFAALPFILWLSFTITNVIIKDFLILKGPCPNCGEENTSFFGTILSISSGGNTNKVKCSNCGTEMVYDQGTRLITLPEGSSA